A region from the Dendropsophus ebraccatus isolate aDenEbr1 chromosome 1, aDenEbr1.pat, whole genome shotgun sequence genome encodes:
- the B4GALNT3 gene encoding beta-1,4-N-acetylgalactosaminyltransferase 3, with translation MRGRPLPLKKLQKNFWLILLVAILLLGVLTVYLQMETYSNGNPINRRYSNWRELGKALAHNNIPAVDPNVQFYRSEKQQKPQESKPWNLSVPWKPEFAGQVNLHIFEDWCGSSIQQLRRNLHFPLYPHIRTTVSKLAISPQWTNYGLRMFGYLHPDTDGDFQFAVSSDDNSEFWLSDDQSVANLKLLCRVGPAGKQWTAPGEYGKFQGQISATVRLSASQRYYFELLHKQDNKGTDHVELGWRQPLVSPEFTLVDSQFLSLFSDDMIVPMGDTSLIPLSEASHYKEGPEEHPADMLKEDPRDVIYKVHLVPMNRVHGVLPSCSYNPSYLVEGYPLQRYQGLQFVRLTYVYPNDYTRLSHMEKENECLYQENLRYGHRLKYRKYMREDQPQPGPADRPGWSEDYNQSDFQYEDNENEFIDRAEQENPSEDEVIRQRKLFFLSVKDNEPSTVKPNVRRRRGQPQEFVINRDMERSNNRISQPSGPEQHNQRSAPPMDSRPRKRKQVDSVNRGQGIAGVEKNRSIVLRNKERQNQHKQSKNEGVRMQRDGGQRSNLQERHDPQRSNLREKNSYRRQGMKIDELGREMNQVETEELPPGGKLEQNIPKDLDLHVGRKEQDNVQRPKGDEEDRNKPKIHEDVPPDSNNVLDSQINHKKDQIVEKDHMNKQNNDMGDGVVRKESSRMGKGSQEYHRLNKNAAQDYTTSKRPQPGKDVMPKPQDVGWTRPDLERRRGGDGEGIHQSQKIGLDENVEKSQDLEPAEVGRRGMEEQVENPPITGDHQGGKQRPEYIEMTNEITLPENNNMNGVSVKSQDVEVGLGEGQHRTDNERQEPAMEQNEILQPNTDKYVEQNPDNNVRDEQEENGHQPYREYDAEEEEEDEEELEYPIVYEDPVFWNRTFHVSQTDFQILRSDYIDLQCNTSGNLQLKESEALAIVGSLMKKLNQWHRGTYKLQKIVNIEKHLDYMRGSRYFLDLELRDRFNRLVRFAHYVFAPGWTGLTKEVRELEKEMKNKMWGPRRRLLARERPIELCWPSGLVWNPQAVVYFIVPVKNQARWVQKFIWDMEALHQATNDPNFCVIIVDFNSSDLNVRDALKRSRLPKYQFVQLDGNFERSAGLQAGIDLVKNPHSILFLCDLHMHFPSSIIDSVRTHTVETKMVYAPMVMRLSCGASPRWPDGYWEVNGFGLLGIYKSDLDRIGGMNTEEFRERWGGEDWELLDRIVHAGLEVERLAVRNFYHHFHSRRGMWNRRTASNARLNV, from the exons TTTGCTGGACAGGTCAATCTCCACATATTTGAAGACTGGTGTGGTAGCAGCATCCAGCAACTCCGCCGAAATCTGCATTTTCCTCTTTATCCCCAT ATTCGCACAACAGTCAGCAAGTTGGCGATAAGCCCGCAGTGGACCAACTATGGGCTCCGAATGTTTGGATACCTCCACCCGGATACAGATG GTGATTTCCAGTTTGCAGTCTCTTCCGACGACAACTCCGAGTTCTGGCTCAGTGACGATCAGTCTGTGGCTAACCTCAAGCTCCTGTGCAGAGTCGGGCCG GCAGGGAAGCAATGGACAGCCCCAGGGGAGTATGGGAAATTCCAAGGTCAAATCTCTGCAACGGTCAG GTTGTCGGCTTCCCAGAGATATTACTTTGAATTGTTAcataaacaggacaacaaagggaCAGACCATGTGGAGCTGGGG TGGCGGCAGCCTTTGGTTAGTCCTGAGTTCACACTTGTAGACTCGCAGTTCCTGTCTCTGTTCTCTG ATGATATGATTGTGCCCATGGGGGACACGTCCCTCATCCCCCTGAGTGAGGCCAGTCACTACAAGGAGGGTCCGGAGGAGCACCCGGCCGACATGCTGAAAGAAGACCCCCGAGATGTCATCTATAAAG TCCATCTTGTGCCCATGAACCGGGTGCACGGCGTCCTGCCCAGCTGCTCATACAACCCCAGCTACCTGGTGGAGGGCTACCCGCTGCAGAGGTACCAGGGCCTGCAGTTT GTCCGCCTTACATACGTCTACCCCAATGACTACACGCGGCTCAGCCACATGGAGAAGGAGAACGAGTGCCTGTACCAGGAGAACCTACGTTATGGTCACAG GCTAAAGTATAGGAAATACATGCGGGAGGACCAACCACAGCCCGGACCTGCTGACCGCCCAG GTTGGTCGGAGGACTACAACCAGTCGGATTTCCAATATGAGGACAACGAGAATGAGTTTATTGATAGAGCAGAACAAGAAAATCCGAGTGAAGACGAGGTCATAAGACAGAGGAAGCTTTTCTTCCTCTCTGTAAAAGATAATGAACCAAGTACTGTGAAACCGAATGTCCGGAGGAGAAGAGGACAACCCCAGGAATTTGTCATCAACAGGGACATGGAAAGGTCCAATAATCGTATAAGCCAGCCTTCAGGACCTGAGCAGCACAACCAGAGATCTGCACCTCCCATGGACTCCAGACCCCGGAAAAGAAAGCAGGTGGACAGTGTGAACCGTGGCCAAGGTATTGCTGGGGTAGAGAAGAACAGATCAATAGTCTTACGGAATAAGGAACGTCAAAACCAACACAAACAAAGCAAAAATGAGGGTGTGAGGATGCAACGTGATGGTGGACAACGGTCAAACCTACAGGAGAGGCACGATCCTCAGAGGTCGAATCTCAGGGAGAAGAACTCTTATAGAAGACAAGGTATGAAGATCGATGAGCTGGGCCGTGAAATGAACCAAGTCGAGACGGAAGAGCTACCACCAGGAGGAAAGTTAGAACAGAATATACCAAAAGATCTAGATCTTCATGTAGGAAGAAAGGAACAAGACAATGTCCAAAGACCCAAAGGAGACGAGGAAGATAGAAACAAGCCAAAGATCCACGAGGATGTCCCTCCAGACAGCAACAACGTGCTAGACTCCCAAATAAACCATAAAAAGGATCAGATTGTGGAAAAAGATCACATGAATAAACAAAACAATGATATGGGTGATGGTGTAGTGCGAAAAGAGAGTTCAAGGATGGGGAAGGGATCTCAAGAATATCATAGACTGAATAAAAATGCAGCACAGGACTATACAACTTCTAAGAGACCACAACCTGGGAAGGATGTGATGCCAAAACCTCAAGATGTTGGGTGGACCAGACCAGATCTTGAGAGAAGACGTGGGGGTGATGGTGAAGGAATACACCAAAGTCAGAAGATAGGCTTGGATgaaaatgtggagaaaagtcaAGACCTTGAACCAGCCGAGGTGGGAAGAAGAGGAATGGAGGAACAGGTGGAAAACCCACCTATCACTGGTGACCATCAAGGTGGGAAGCAAAGACCTGAATACATAGAGATGACAAATGAGATAACACTACCTGAGAACAACAACATGAATGGAGTTAGCGTGAAAAGCCAAGATGTAGAAGTTGGCCTAGGAGAAGGTCAACACAGAACAGACAATGAGAGACAAGAACCTGCGATGGAGCAAAACGAAATACTACAACCCAACACGGACAAGTATGTGGAGCAGAATCCAGACAATAATGTGAGAGATGAGCAGGAGGAGAATGGTCATCAGCCTTATAGAGAATACGATgccgaggaagaggaggaggacgaaGAGGAGCTGGAATATCCAATTGTTTACGAGGACCCTGTGTTCTGGAATCGGACGTTCCATGTGAGTCAGACAGATTTCCAGATTCTTAGGTCGGACTACATTGATCTACAGTGTAACACATCAGGGAATCTCCAGCTGAAGGAAAGTGAAGCCCTGGCCATAGTTGGATCTCTTATGAAGAAGCTCAACCAGTGGCATCGAGG AACATACAAGCTCCAGAAGATCGTGAACATAGAGAAGCATCTGGACTACATGCGGGGGAGCCGATACTTCCTGGACCTGGAGCTGAGGGACAGATTCAACCGTCTGGTGAGATTCGCTCACTACGTCTTTGCCCCCGGCTGGACCGGACTCACCAAGGAAGTGAGGGAGCTGGAGAAGGAGATGAAGAATAAGATGTGGGGGCCACGGCGGAGGCTGCTGGCCAGGGAGCGGCCGATCGAGCTGTGCTGGCCCAGCGGCCTGGTCTGGAACCCCCAGGCTGTGGTCTATTTTATAGTGCCAG TGAAGAACCAAGCTCGCTGGGTGCAGAAGTTCATATGGGACATGGAGGCTTTACACCAGGCCACCAACGACCCTAATTTCTGTGTCATCATTGTGGACTTCAACAGCTCGGACCTGAATGTTCGGGACGCCCTGAAGCGATCACGTCTACCCAA ATACCAATTTGTACAACTTGATGGAAACTTTGAACGCTCTGCGGGTTTACAGGCTGGAATCGATCTGGTAAAG AACCCTCACAGTATCCTCTTCCTGTGTGACCTCCACATGCATTTTCCTTCATCAATCATCGACTCGGTGCGGACTCACACGGTGGAGACTAAGATGGTGTACGCTCCCATGGTCATGAGGCTGAGCTGCGGAGCTTCTCCTCGGTGGCCGGATG ggtacTGGGAAGTAAATGGATTCGGCCTGCTGGGAATTTACAAGTCAGACCTGGATCGTATCGGAGGGATGAATACTGAGGAATTTCGGGAAAGATGgggaggagaagactgggagctgcTGGACAG GATTGTCCATGCTGGGCTGGAGGTGGAGCGGCTGGCGGTCAGAAACTTTTACCACCACTTTCACTCCAGACGCGGCATGTGGAACCGCCGGACCGCATCAAACGCACGGCTAAACGTCTAA
- the NINJ2 gene encoding ninjurin-2, with protein sequence MGTEGERISMEAASGNPGGRGVRSALNINHYATKKSLAESMLDVALFMANAAQLKAVLEQGPSFTYYVTLITLISLSLALQVVIGILLIIIARKNLNDVSKQPGLDVMNNVATALVFVTVLINIFITAFGVQKSGLYPSRGPREVH encoded by the exons GCGGCGTCCGGTAACCCCGGGGGGCGCGGGGTGAGATCTGCCCTGAATATTAACCATTACGCCACGAAGAAGAGCCTGGCGGAGAGCATGCTGGATGTGGCGCTGTTCATGGCAAACGCGGCCCAGCTGAAGGCGGTTCTGGAGCAGGGGCCGAGCTTCACCTATTACGTCACCCTGATCACCCTCATCAGCCTGTCCCTGGCCCTGCAGGTCGTCATTGGGATCCTGCTGATCATCATTG CTCGTAAGAACCTGAATGATGTATCTAAGCAGCCGGGCCTGGATGTGATGAACAATGTGGCCACCGCTCTCGTCTTCGTCACCGTCCTCATCAATATCTTCATTACGGCGTTTGGGGTGCAGAAGTCTGGTCTGTACCCATCGCGGGGGCCACGGGAGGTGCACTGA